DNA from Rubripirellula lacrimiformis:
GACCGTGCGGCGAATGTCTAGGCTATTGGGCAACGAAACCTCCGCAGAGGCGGCTTGCGACATGATGCGGAGTTCAGGGGTGATGTACTGGGAAAGCGGACTGGTCAGCGTGACGATCGGAACGTTGGTTGTCACCGGGCATAGCGAGATAAGCCGGATCTGACGCGGTGATTGGATTCGTTGCAACGCCGATCTCGTAAGCCAGTCGCCGAAGCTGTGAGTCACGATCGCAATCTGTGGGCTGTCGAGGGCGGAAAGCTGGTCCGCTAGCGACGTTACGCTTACTTCTAGATCGACGAAGATACGGGGGTAGTCCCAGCGGACTACCCGATGAAAGGATCCTTGTAAGTACTTTGCCATGGGCCACATCATCCATGCCGGCGACATGAAACCGGGCACCAATACAACCGGCATTGATAAAGACTTGTCGGTCATGGTTTTAGCGGACTTGCCGATCGTTGCTCGTCTCGGCGTGTAGCAGCCTCGACGATCGGAAGCTGATCCGGATCCAGCAATCCTAGGTCGACGCAGTGCCGAGCAGCTTCCACGCTGTCTTTGATCGCGAACATCGGAACGCCAATGTTCTTGCATTTTCGGATGTGCCGATCCACCTTCTGATCGTGTTCGCTGTCGCCCATGGGATCGATGTCGCGGATGAAAATCGCTTTGATTCGTGATCCAAACTCTTCCGCGGCAGTCGCGTACAACCTTGCGTCTTCCTGGCCGGAATCGCCCGACAACACGAACGGCAAGTCTGGATACGCATTCATCAGTCGGCGAGCTTTTTCTAGTTTGTGATCGTGGCCACTCTTCAGAAATTTGTTGGCGTCAAATCCTAGATCCCGCAGCAAAATGGGGCCATCTGGAATCGCATTGATTTCAATGAAATCGTCCAACAGGTCGTAAAGGTTCCAGGGAGAGCTGCTAACGTAAAAGATTGGATTGTTCGGATCGTTGTCCACGGCAAACTGGCTGCTCGGTGGATCCAACGCTGCTCGCATCGTCTGCGGCGGCGATCGCTGCATCGCTTCGTACCAGCCGGCGATGCCGGGAAGCGGCGCCCTGGTCCTCGCATTACTAAAAAATGTCAGCTTGGCCATCGTGCCGATGCTGGTCGCTCCGGTGCGAAGGATCGTGTCGTCTACGTCACTGATCAAGACAAACTTCGCGTTGTCCGGCACCGCCATGACTTTGCTGGTCGTCGCCGATTCGATCGCGGATGTCTTGGGGTGGTCGACGATCGCCAATGCCGCATCACTCCAAAACGGCAGCTCGCATCCGCAGTCGATGCGCTGCATCGTCAAGTGAAAGTAACCCTCGTGGTCGCTAACAGCCCTGCCCGACGCGGATCCCAAACTTGCCTGGACCGTGACGCCAGGGATTTCGTCGCTGGCAAAACGCTGAACGGTGTTGGCGAGATTATGCCACCAACGGTCGTCGTTGAAATTCGGATCCAGCGGTGGATTGGTAAGGACGCGTCCATGCAAATGGATCGTGTCTGCGGTTGCGTATCCCGTGTAAGCTTGAATTTTCGGAATCCCGGACCGGCCAATCCGCTTCCGCAGTCGCCGTATTCGGACATCGGCGAAATCATCAGCCGAAGCGGCCGAGCGAGTGGCGATTTTAAG
Protein-coding regions in this window:
- a CDS encoding esterase/lipase family protein yields the protein MTDKSLSMPVVLVPGFMSPAWMMWPMAKYLQGSFHRVVRWDYPRIFVDLEVSVTSLADQLSALDSPQIAIVTHSFGDWLTRSALQRIQSPRQIRLISLCPVTTNVPIVTLTSPLSQYITPELRIMSQAASAEVSLPNSLDIRRTVIHAKGDLLVRQQVADDQRFVVASHNSVLFQPNVWVLVRDELHKRAAGS
- a CDS encoding App1 family protein; translation: MKKAGSTTWRNELLKIATRSAASADDFADVRIRRLRKRIGRSGIPKIQAYTGYATADTIHLHGRVLTNPPLDPNFNDDRWWHNLANTVQRFASDEIPGVTVQASLGSASGRAVSDHEGYFHLTMQRIDCGCELPFWSDAALAIVDHPKTSAIESATTSKVMAVPDNAKFVLISDVDDTILRTGATSIGTMAKLTFFSNARTRAPLPGIAGWYEAMQRSPPQTMRAALDPPSSQFAVDNDPNNPIFYVSSSPWNLYDLLDDFIEINAIPDGPILLRDLGFDANKFLKSGHDHKLEKARRLMNAYPDLPFVLSGDSGQEDARLYATAAEEFGSRIKAIFIRDIDPMGDSEHDQKVDRHIRKCKNIGVPMFAIKDSVEAARHCVDLGLLDPDQLPIVEAATRRDEQRSASPLKP